A stretch of the Acidimicrobiales bacterium genome encodes the following:
- a CDS encoding class I SAM-dependent methyltransferase: protein MHEHEHGEQRFGAAAQAAEWDARYDEHDGAMWSGRPNGRLVAEVADLTPGRALDVGCGEGGDAIWLARRGWTVTAIDVSDLAVGRAREAAELAGATIDWVCGDALRTPLPARSFDLVSLQYPALPKAAGEATVRALLDTVRPGGLLLAVYHDLDDEHREHMKSRGVDPADYVGADDLGRLLGDDFTVELHAVEPRIDPPPDTPHIADVVLRARRR from the coding sequence ATGCACGAGCACGAACACGGCGAGCAGCGGTTCGGCGCGGCGGCGCAGGCCGCCGAGTGGGACGCGAGGTACGACGAGCACGACGGCGCGATGTGGAGCGGGCGGCCGAACGGGCGGCTCGTCGCCGAGGTCGCCGACCTCACCCCGGGCCGGGCGCTCGACGTCGGTTGCGGCGAAGGCGGCGACGCGATCTGGCTCGCTCGGCGCGGCTGGACGGTCACCGCGATCGACGTCTCCGATCTGGCCGTAGGCCGGGCGCGGGAGGCCGCCGAGCTGGCCGGCGCCACCATCGACTGGGTCTGCGGCGACGCCCTCCGGACACCGTTGCCGGCCCGCTCGTTCGACCTCGTGTCGCTGCAGTACCCGGCGCTGCCCAAGGCCGCCGGCGAGGCCACGGTGCGGGCGTTGCTCGACACGGTGCGCCCGGGCGGGTTGCTGCTCGCCGTCTACCACGACCTCGACGACGAGCACCGCGAGCACATGAAGTCGCGGGGCGTCGACCCCGCGGACTACGTCGGCGCCGACGACCTCGGCCGGCTGCTCGGCGACGACTTCACGGTCGAGCTGCACGCGGTCGAGCCGCGCATCGACCCGCCGCCCGACACCCCGCACATCGCCGACGTCGTCCTGCGCGCCCGACGTCGCTGA
- a CDS encoding amidohydrolase family protein, whose amino-acid sequence MLDLVIRGATVVDGTGTPARRADVGVKDGRIVTVGPIEPDEATEATETLDADGLVVAPGFVDPHTHYDAQLFWDPAASPSNVHGVTSVVAGNCGFTLAPLRAEDGDYVRRMMARVEGMPLAALETGVTWDWESFGEYLGRLDGRIGVNAGFMVGHCALRRYVMGTDAVGGKATPEQLDAMVQLLHEAIDAGGLGFSTTLSSTHSDGDGQPVASRHASHDELLALCGAVGEHEGTVLEGAFEGGLDKFSDDEIELVAAMSVAAGGRSINWNVLTVDSSVPERVPRQLSAADLADKQGGRVVALTMPVLVPMNMSFGTFCALFLIPGWGDVLRLPLDEKKAQLADPEVRATLAAHARSEEAGVFRRLADWARYVIGDTYSAANEGLSGRQVVDIAAERGDADPFHTLLDIVAADDFRTVLWPMPTDNDAESWAMRKVVWQDPRVLLGGSDAGAHLDRMSGASYTTRLLADCLRGRKLATLERAVQMITDDPARLFGLRDRGRIAEGYHADLVVFDPETVNSGPARLVADLPGGAARLTAEAEGIRRVYVAGVATVVDNAGTGATPGQIIRSGVDTVTV is encoded by the coding sequence ATGCTCGATCTCGTGATCCGGGGAGCGACCGTCGTCGATGGCACCGGGACACCGGCGCGCCGGGCGGACGTCGGCGTGAAGGACGGGCGGATCGTCACGGTGGGCCCGATCGAACCCGACGAGGCCACCGAAGCCACGGAGACGCTCGACGCCGACGGCCTCGTCGTCGCCCCCGGCTTCGTCGACCCCCACACCCACTACGACGCCCAGCTCTTCTGGGACCCGGCGGCGTCGCCCTCCAACGTCCACGGCGTGACCTCGGTCGTCGCCGGCAACTGCGGCTTCACCCTGGCCCCGCTCCGGGCCGAGGACGGCGACTACGTCCGCCGCATGATGGCCCGGGTCGAGGGCATGCCGCTCGCCGCCCTGGAGACCGGCGTGACCTGGGACTGGGAGAGCTTCGGCGAGTACCTCGGCCGCCTCGACGGCCGCATCGGCGTCAACGCCGGCTTCATGGTCGGCCACTGCGCCCTGCGCCGCTACGTGATGGGCACCGACGCCGTGGGCGGCAAGGCCACCCCCGAGCAGCTCGACGCCATGGTCCAGCTGCTCCACGAGGCCATCGACGCCGGCGGCCTGGGCTTCTCCACCACGCTGTCGTCCACCCACAGCGACGGCGACGGCCAACCGGTCGCCTCCCGTCACGCCTCCCACGACGAGCTGCTGGCGCTGTGCGGGGCGGTCGGCGAGCACGAGGGCACGGTGCTGGAAGGCGCCTTCGAGGGCGGGCTCGACAAGTTCAGCGACGACGAGATCGAGCTGGTGGCGGCGATGAGCGTCGCCGCGGGCGGCCGGTCGATCAACTGGAACGTGCTCACGGTCGACTCGTCGGTCCCGGAGCGGGTGCCGCGCCAGCTCAGCGCCGCCGACCTCGCCGACAAGCAGGGCGGCCGGGTGGTCGCCCTCACCATGCCGGTGCTGGTGCCGATGAACATGAGCTTCGGCACGTTCTGCGCCCTGTTCCTGATCCCCGGCTGGGGCGACGTGCTGCGCCTCCCGCTCGACGAGAAGAAGGCCCAGCTGGCCGATCCCGAGGTCCGGGCCACGCTCGCGGCCCACGCCCGGAGCGAGGAGGCGGGGGTGTTCCGCCGCCTGGCCGACTGGGCCCGCTACGTGATCGGCGACACCTACTCGGCTGCCAACGAGGGGCTCTCGGGCCGCCAGGTGGTCGACATCGCCGCCGAGCGCGGTGACGCCGATCCCTTCCACACGCTGCTCGACATCGTCGCCGCCGACGACTTCCGCACCGTCCTGTGGCCCATGCCCACCGACAACGACGCCGAGTCGTGGGCCATGCGCAAGGTCGTCTGGCAGGACCCCCGGGTGCTGCTGGGCGGCAGCGACGCCGGCGCCCACCTCGACCGCATGTCCGGGGCGAGCTACACGACCCGGCTGCTGGCCGACTGCCTGCGGGGCCGCAAGCTGGCGACGCTGGAGCGGGCGGTGCAGATGATCACCGACGATCCCGCCCGGCTGTTCGGGCTGCGCGACCGGGGCCGCATCGCCGAGGGCTACCACGCCGACCTGGTGGTCTTCGACCCCGAGACCGTCAACTCCGGCCCCGCCCGCCTGGTGGCCGACCTCCCCGGCGGCGCCGCCCGCCTGACCGCCGAGGCCGAGGGGATCCGGCGGGTCTACGTCGCCGGCGTCGCCACCGTGGTGGACAACGCCGGCACCGGCGCCACCCCGGGCCAGATCATCCGGTCGGGCGTCGACACCGTGACCGTGTGA
- a CDS encoding NADP-dependent isocitrate dehydrogenase, with translation MSKIAVANPVVELDGDEMTRVIWQFIKDKLILPYLDVELLYYDLSIQKRDETDDQITVDAAEAILEHGVGVKCATITPDEARVEEFGLKKMWRSPNGTIRNILGGVVFREPIICKNVPRLVPGWTKPIIIGRHAHGDQYKASDFVVPGPGTVTISYVPDDGSEPLELEVAKFPGGGVALGMYNFDDSIRDFARASFRYGLDRQYPVYLSTKNTILKAYDGRFKDLFEEVFDAEFKADFEAAGLTYEHRLIDDMVAQALKWEGGYVWACKNYDGDVQSDIVAQGFGSLGLMTSVLLTPDGRTCEAEAAHGTVTRHYRAWQRGEKTSTNPIASIFAWTRGLRFRAKLDGNPELDRFASTLEEVCVSTVEAGQMTKDLSLLVGGDTPWLTTDEFLEALDTNLRAAAS, from the coding sequence ATGTCCAAGATCGCCGTTGCCAACCCCGTCGTCGAGCTCGACGGCGACGAGATGACCCGGGTCATCTGGCAGTTCATCAAGGACAAGCTCATCCTCCCCTACCTCGACGTCGAGCTCCTCTACTACGACCTGTCGATCCAGAAGCGCGACGAGACCGACGACCAGATCACCGTCGACGCCGCCGAGGCGATCCTGGAGCACGGCGTGGGCGTGAAGTGCGCCACCATCACGCCCGACGAGGCCCGGGTCGAGGAGTTCGGCCTCAAGAAGATGTGGAGGTCGCCCAACGGGACGATCCGCAACATCCTCGGCGGGGTCGTGTTCCGGGAGCCGATCATCTGCAAGAACGTGCCGCGGCTGGTGCCGGGGTGGACCAAGCCGATCATCATCGGCCGTCACGCCCACGGCGACCAGTACAAGGCGTCCGACTTCGTGGTGCCGGGCCCGGGCACGGTCACCATCAGCTACGTGCCCGACGACGGCAGCGAGCCGCTGGAGCTCGAGGTCGCCAAGTTCCCGGGCGGCGGCGTCGCCCTGGGGATGTACAACTTCGACGACTCGATCCGCGACTTCGCCCGGGCCTCGTTCCGCTACGGGCTCGACCGGCAGTACCCCGTGTACCTGTCGACCAAGAACACGATCCTCAAGGCCTACGACGGGCGCTTCAAGGACCTGTTCGAGGAGGTCTTCGACGCCGAGTTCAAGGCCGACTTCGAGGCCGCCGGGCTCACCTACGAGCACCGGCTGATCGACGACATGGTCGCCCAGGCCCTCAAGTGGGAGGGCGGCTACGTGTGGGCCTGCAAGAACTACGACGGCGACGTGCAGTCCGACATCGTGGCGCAGGGCTTCGGGTCGCTCGGTCTGATGACGTCGGTGCTGCTGACCCCCGACGGCCGTACGTGCGAGGCCGAGGCCGCCCACGGCACCGTCACCCGGCACTACCGGGCGTGGCAGCGGGGCGAGAAGACGTCGACCAACCCGATCGCCTCGATCTTCGCCTGGACCCGGGGGCTCCGCTTCCGAGCCAAGCTCGACGGCAACCCCGAGCTCGACCGCTTCGCGTCGACGCTGGAAGAGGTGTGCGTCTCCACCGTCGAGGCCGGCCAGATGACCAAGGACTTGTCGCTGCTGGTGGGTGGCGACACCCCGTGGCTCACCACCGACGAGTTCCTCGAGGCCCTCGACACCAACCTCCGAGCCGCCGCGAGCTAA
- a CDS encoding site-specific DNA-methyltransferase, giving the protein MAYTSGREGVDAGAPVIDGSSVPPARRVRRPTATSRFGVSRRENHDASEFYERFPKLSVSDDEIINPASSVDEIWVGDAREMDRYGDVADASVALVVTSPPYFAGKEYETAIGEGHVPGSYVAYLEMLHGVFAECVRKLEPGGRIAVNVANLGRKPYRSLSADVIEILQRLGLLLRGEIVWVKAKAAGGSCAWGTFQRPGNPVLRDLTERVVVASKGRFDRARSARDRAAAEEPSVATISADEFMDLVNDVWEMPAESATRVGHPAPFPVELPRRLVDLYTYEGDLVLDPFMGSGSTAVAAVRSGRHFVGFDTDADYVAQALGRVDAERERVDAIGRPVRLPAVAGTDAGDAGPDAVAEVLRAGRKAKDVAQVALAAAGFERIQINVKVVPGVDASFRARDQDGQVWYVEVAGGFSSANPGLRRTETLWRVLGKASVLAAADAGARLLVLTTDVPPAGSPGARALAAVVGDGPGKTIADVVRLVVDDDLKRLRRHAEGAG; this is encoded by the coding sequence ATGGCGTACACGAGTGGGCGAGAGGGCGTCGATGCGGGGGCGCCGGTGATCGACGGGTCGTCGGTGCCGCCGGCGCGTCGGGTGCGTCGGCCCACCGCGACGTCACGGTTCGGGGTGTCCCGTCGCGAGAACCACGACGCCTCCGAGTTCTACGAACGCTTCCCCAAGCTTTCGGTGAGCGACGACGAGATCATCAACCCGGCGTCCTCGGTCGACGAGATCTGGGTGGGCGACGCCCGCGAGATGGACCGCTACGGCGACGTCGCCGACGCGTCGGTGGCCCTGGTGGTCACCTCGCCCCCCTACTTCGCCGGCAAGGAGTACGAGACCGCGATCGGCGAAGGGCACGTGCCGGGGTCGTACGTCGCCTACCTCGAGATGTTGCACGGTGTGTTCGCCGAGTGCGTCCGCAAGCTCGAGCCCGGCGGGCGGATCGCGGTCAACGTGGCGAACCTCGGTCGCAAGCCCTACCGCTCGCTGTCCGCCGACGTCATCGAGATCCTGCAGCGGCTGGGCCTGTTGCTGCGGGGCGAGATCGTCTGGGTGAAGGCCAAGGCCGCGGGCGGGTCGTGCGCCTGGGGCACCTTCCAACGCCCGGGCAACCCGGTCCTCCGAGACCTCACCGAGCGGGTGGTGGTGGCGTCGAAGGGCCGCTTCGACCGGGCCCGCAGCGCCCGTGACCGCGCCGCGGCCGAGGAGCCTTCGGTGGCGACGATCAGCGCCGACGAGTTCATGGACCTGGTCAACGACGTGTGGGAGATGCCGGCCGAGAGCGCCACCCGGGTGGGCCACCCGGCGCCGTTCCCGGTCGAGCTGCCCCGGCGGCTGGTCGACCTCTACACCTACGAGGGCGACCTGGTGCTCGACCCGTTCATGGGCTCGGGCTCCACCGCGGTGGCCGCCGTGCGCTCCGGTCGCCACTTCGTCGGCTTCGACACCGACGCCGACTACGTCGCCCAGGCACTGGGTCGGGTCGACGCCGAGCGCGAGAGGGTCGACGCGATCGGCCGCCCGGTCCGCTTGCCGGCCGTGGCGGGAACCGACGCCGGCGACGCCGGGCCCGACGCGGTGGCGGAGGTGCTCCGTGCCGGACGCAAGGCGAAGGACGTGGCCCAGGTGGCGTTGGCCGCCGCGGGCTTCGAGCGGATCCAGATCAACGTGAAGGTGGTGCCGGGGGTCGACGCCAGCTTCCGGGCACGCGACCAGGACGGTCAGGTCTGGTACGTCGAGGTGGCCGGCGGCTTCTCCAGCGCCAACCCCGGTCTCCGACGCACCGAGACCTTGTGGCGGGTGTTGGGCAAAGCCAGCGTCCTGGCGGCAGCCGACGCCGGTGCCCGCCTGCTGGTCCTGACCACCGACGTCCCTCCGGCCGGCAGCCCCGGCGCTCGGGCGCTGGCCGCGGTGGTGGGCGACGGTCCCGGGAAGACGATCGCCGACGTGGTCCGGCTGGTGGTGGACGACGACCTGAAGCGGCTACGGCGGCACGCCGAGGGCGCTGGCTAG
- a CDS encoding methylenetetrahydrofolate reductase, producing MTRIAELLAAGPTLSFEFFPPKTDEAERHLERTIEELAALRPSFVSVTYGAGGSTRDRTRDIVVRVNREQAFPAMAHLTCVGHTRVDIKGLLDEYQDNDVLNILALGGDPPADGSELTGDFRYASELVELVRAHPAGFSVGVAAHPELHPRSAGDRASDRRHLAAKLEVADFGITQFFFQVDDYLRMVDELAAAGTTKPVLPGIMPPINLAGLVRMAKMNEAAVPPALLTRLEAVADDPAEVRHIGVEVSTELGRALLDAGAPGLHIYAMNRSESSLQIVENLGLTPPPASP from the coding sequence ATGACGCGCATCGCCGAACTGCTGGCTGCCGGCCCGACGCTGAGCTTCGAGTTCTTCCCGCCCAAGACCGACGAGGCCGAACGGCACCTCGAACGGACCATCGAGGAGCTGGCCGCGCTGCGCCCGTCGTTCGTGTCGGTCACCTACGGCGCCGGCGGCTCCACCCGCGACCGCACCCGCGACATCGTCGTGCGGGTGAACCGGGAGCAGGCGTTCCCGGCGATGGCGCACCTCACCTGCGTCGGCCACACCCGGGTCGACATCAAGGGCCTGCTCGACGAGTACCAGGACAACGACGTGCTCAACATCCTGGCCCTGGGCGGCGACCCGCCCGCCGACGGCAGCGAGCTCACCGGCGACTTCCGCTACGCGTCGGAGCTGGTCGAGCTGGTGCGCGCGCATCCGGCGGGATTCTCGGTCGGCGTGGCGGCGCACCCGGAGCTGCACCCTCGCTCGGCGGGCGACCGGGCGTCGGACCGGCGCCACCTGGCCGCCAAGCTCGAGGTCGCCGACTTCGGCATCACCCAGTTCTTCTTCCAGGTCGACGACTACCTGCGGATGGTCGACGAGCTGGCCGCGGCCGGCACCACCAAGCCGGTGCTGCCGGGCATCATGCCGCCGATCAACCTGGCGGGCCTGGTGCGGATGGCGAAGATGAACGAGGCGGCGGTCCCGCCGGCGTTGCTGACCCGGCTCGAAGCCGTCGCCGACGACCCGGCCGAGGTGCGCCACATCGGCGTCGAGGTGTCGACCGAGCTGGGCCGCGCGCTGCTCGACGCGGGCGCCCCGGGCCTGCACATCTACGCGATGAACCGCTCCGAGTCGTCCCTCCAGATCGTCGAGAACCTGGGCCTCACGCCCCCTCCCGCATCCCCCTGA
- a CDS encoding tetrahydrofolate dehydrogenase/cyclohydrolase catalytic domain-containing protein, translating into MTAQLLAGAPVAESVLADVTERVRVLAKEGHSVGLGTILVGDDPASAGYVRKKHEACELVGIGSHHIDVPASGTQADLLAAVDRFNADPDVSGYLIQYPVPDHFDFGEALERMEPAKDADGLHPVSLGKLVLQEDGPVPATPSGIQALLLHYGIEVAGRHVVIIGRGPTLGRPLALLLTTKQPGANAAVTVVHTGVPNLADYTRNADIVVSAVGRASFVTPDMVRPGAVVISGGISWEGRKLLADVDESVGEVASWITPRLGGVGPTTIAMLLRNTVSAVERSIR; encoded by the coding sequence ATGACCGCCCAACTCCTCGCCGGGGCCCCTGTCGCCGAGAGCGTGCTGGCCGACGTGACCGAGCGCGTGCGCGTGCTCGCCAAAGAGGGCCACTCGGTGGGGCTGGGCACGATCCTCGTCGGCGACGACCCGGCGTCGGCCGGCTACGTCCGCAAGAAGCACGAGGCCTGCGAGCTGGTGGGCATCGGCAGCCACCACATCGACGTGCCCGCGTCGGGCACCCAGGCCGACCTGCTCGCCGCGGTCGACCGGTTCAACGCCGATCCCGACGTCAGCGGCTACCTGATCCAGTATCCCGTGCCCGACCACTTCGACTTCGGCGAGGCCTTGGAGCGCATGGAGCCCGCCAAGGACGCCGACGGCCTGCACCCCGTCAGCCTGGGCAAGCTCGTGCTGCAGGAGGACGGGCCGGTCCCGGCCACTCCCTCCGGCATCCAGGCGCTGCTCCTGCACTACGGCATCGAGGTCGCCGGGCGCCACGTCGTGATCATCGGGCGAGGCCCCACGCTGGGCCGGCCCCTCGCCCTGCTCCTGACCACGAAGCAGCCGGGGGCCAACGCCGCCGTCACCGTCGTCCACACCGGGGTGCCCAACCTGGCCGACTACACCCGGAACGCCGACATCGTGGTGTCGGCGGTGGGCCGGGCCTCGTTCGTCACGCCCGACATGGTGCGGCCGGGCGCGGTCGTGATCAGTGGGGGCATCAGCTGGGAGGGCCGCAAGCTGCTGGCCGACGTCGACGAATCGGTCGGCGAGGTGGCGTCGTGGATCACCCCTCGGCTGGGCGGCGTCGGTCCCACCACGATCGCGATGCTCCTGCGCAACACGGTGAGCGCGGTCGAGCGCTCGATCCGTTAG
- a CDS encoding tetratricopeptide repeat protein — MTRRSIVLPDRGSVLLYVASASLPDAPDALPRELVELLGELGPDATGADVADGPTLVRRLQALATTLGTGALELVRQVPDCTGPRLWSPGFGPPPPERPPLLVDFAEALHRAAPPVPARPDPVDPPDDDDHDRLAASREAVRFFREAVRQEPHLYLPDLAAALQDHSVALAANADDSAEAVAAAEDAVALRQHLARQDPGHLPDLAEALRNLAARLVGVGRRPESLAVQEDVVAIRRHLANAHPARHLPPLAAALDELAEGLEASGLHAARVVALEDAVALRRHLARALPERFLPDLAAALHTVAQGLAAVDRTSEALAALDEAVAIRRDLAAQSPGRYVGDLAASLQALSVGLGALGQQPESLAAGEQAMQLFELLARHDPDRHGDHLATAMENLAISLGAMGRHDEGRAASEQAVALRRPDVVAPVGRCWCSCHRAEAHPPVDATATTGPIPIVR; from the coding sequence GTGACGAGACGATCGATCGTGCTCCCCGATCGCGGGTCGGTCCTGCTGTACGTCGCATCCGCCTCCCTGCCCGACGCACCCGACGCGCTCCCTCGGGAGCTCGTCGAGCTGCTCGGCGAGCTCGGGCCCGACGCCACCGGCGCGGACGTGGCCGACGGCCCGACGCTCGTCCGCCGCCTGCAGGCACTGGCGACCACCCTCGGCACCGGGGCTCTGGAGCTGGTGCGTCAGGTCCCCGACTGCACTGGCCCCCGACTCTGGTCACCCGGCTTCGGCCCTCCGCCCCCGGAGCGACCGCCGCTGCTGGTCGACTTCGCCGAGGCCCTCCACCGGGCCGCGCCGCCGGTTCCCGCGCGACCCGACCCCGTCGACCCGCCCGACGACGACGACCACGATCGGCTGGCGGCCAGCCGGGAGGCCGTGCGCTTCTTCCGGGAGGCCGTCCGCCAGGAGCCACACCTCTACCTCCCCGACCTCGCCGCCGCGCTGCAGGACCACTCCGTGGCGCTCGCCGCCAACGCCGACGACAGCGCCGAGGCCGTCGCCGCCGCCGAGGATGCCGTCGCCCTCCGCCAGCACCTCGCCAGGCAGGACCCCGGCCACCTGCCCGACCTCGCCGAGGCGCTGCGCAACCTGGCCGCCCGCCTGGTCGGGGTGGGGCGGCGGCCGGAGAGCCTGGCCGTGCAGGAGGACGTCGTCGCCATCCGCCGCCACCTCGCCAACGCCCACCCGGCCCGTCACCTGCCGCCCCTCGCGGCGGCGCTCGACGAGCTGGCGGAAGGGCTGGAGGCGTCCGGACTGCACGCGGCGCGGGTCGTCGCCCTGGAGGACGCCGTCGCCCTCCGGCGGCACCTCGCCCGTGCCCTACCCGAGCGGTTCCTGCCCGACCTGGCGGCCGCGCTGCACACCGTGGCGCAGGGCCTCGCTGCCGTCGACCGGACGTCGGAGGCCCTGGCCGCGCTGGACGAGGCCGTGGCGATCCGGCGCGACCTCGCCGCCCAGAGCCCCGGGCGCTACGTCGGCGACCTGGCCGCGTCGCTGCAGGCACTGTCGGTGGGGCTGGGGGCGCTCGGCCAGCAACCCGAGAGCCTGGCTGCCGGCGAGCAGGCCATGCAGCTGTTCGAGCTCCTGGCCCGGCACGACCCCGACCGCCACGGCGACCACCTGGCCACGGCGATGGAGAACCTGGCCATCAGCCTCGGCGCCATGGGTCGCCACGACGAGGGCCGGGCCGCCAGCGAGCAGGCGGTAGCCCTGCGCCGGCCCGACGTGGTCGCACCCGTCGGTCGCTGCTGGTGCTCCTGCCACCGCGCCGAGGCCCACCCACCCGTCGACGCCACCGCCACCACCGGTCCCATTCCCATCGTCAGGTGA